The Corynebacterium felinum DNA segment CTAATGGTGTGGCGCTGCCGGGTCGGATTCCTGCGTGGTGGTGGCCTGGGGTACCGCAGGAGCAAGAGATTCCGTTTTCCCACCGGGTGTTGTTTCGCCATGAGCATTTTTTGGTGGCATTTAAGCCCCATTTTCTTCCGACGACGTCGAATGGCCGTCTGGTGGTGAATACTTTGCAGACGAGACTTCGGGTGCAGGAGGATAATCCGCATGTCACACCGCTGCATCGTTTAGATGTGCTCACTGCCGGTGTGGTGGTGTGTTCTACTAATCCGACAACACGTGGGGTGTATCAGCGGTTGTTTCAAACCCCAGGTTTGGTGCGTAAAACGTATCAGGCTGAGCTTTCTCAGCCTTGGTCGGGTCCTGTGGGTGAGGTTGAGCTGCCCATGATGAAAAGGGCAGGTGATCCTCAGGTGCGTGTGCATGATGATGGTGTGGTGACTAAGACGTTTGTTGAGCGTTGCTCACCGTATCACTTACGTTTGTCGCCTGTGACGGGGCATACTCATCAGCTTCGCGTTTTGTGCAATCATTTTGGTTCCCCGATTCGTGGTGATGATACGTATCCGGTTGTGCGGGGTCGTGATTTGTATGATTTTTCCCAACCTTTGCTTCTTGTGGCAACTACGCTAGAGTTTGATGATCCTTGTGCGCCTCGGTTTTCTGATTCACGGTGCAGCTTCCGTGCAGAGTAAGGTGTACAGGGTTTGATTAATGCATCGCAGGAAGGAACAGCTGTTTCGTGAGCGGCACACAGCGCTTTGGGCGCAACATGGTTCAGTTCATCAAGTTTGGCATGGTGGGCGGTTCTGGCGTTGTTGTCAACCTTCTGGTTTTGTATGTGGCGAAAAAGTTGAGTTGGGCTGCGTGGAAGATTACTGAGCATGATGCGTTTTTTAATCTCCTTGGTTCGCAGTTTCACGTCCGCTGGTACCACGTCTTTATGACTCTGGCTTTCTTGGTGGCCAATACGTGGAATTATCAGCTCAACCGGATGTGGACTTTCAAGGGAACTCGTATGGGCTGGTTGCGCGGCTTTTTCCCTTTTTTGCTCACGGGCGTGATGGCTTTCGTGGTGAATCTGGTTGTGCTGACTTTGCTGATGAATCCGAAGTCCCCAATGGGCTTGCCGGAGCATATTTTTGATGATTCTACTGGTTTGAGAACGAAGTTCTATTGGGCTTCCGTGGTGGCGATTTTCGTGTCGATGCCAGTGAATTTCTTCATTAATAAGGTGTGGACTTTCCGCAAACAGCCCAAGACAAAGATTGTGGCGGAGTCTAACATTGCCTCAGTCTAAAACTCAGTGAACACCAACACGGAACCGGCAGAGGTTTTCCGACGGGGAAAGTTCGTGTGGAGCGTCTCATTTGACGCGAAAGCATTAGACAACCTTGCGCACAATATCACGTTCACGCTCACAAGCTCGCTGGGGATTCTTAAATTTTCCTGCTTGTGCTGCTTCTGTATTGCAACATGAGTACTCTTATCAGTGTTCTAAGCTTTGACCTTGGTATGCAGAGACTGCTAATGCAATCCCCCAAATCCGCAGTGTCATAAAGCTGACAGCGCCTTCCTCCCACCGGCATGTCACGTGTCTACCCAACGTCGCTAGATACCGCTGTAGGGCATTGGTCTTTGGTAGATTCTTCTCATAGGTGGTGCCCTCGCGCCGTCCCCTGTTGATTTGTAGAACTCTACCCTTTATGGTTGGAGGTGAAGTGGCGGCGTTGAGAAACACGTACCGCGCTAATTCCGGTGGCTGGTTTACCTTAGGTAGATCGGCCACTGAGTATTTCAAGGGATGTCAATGAGGTTCTCACTAGGTCAATGAGCACCCTCATGAGTGCGTAGCGTGCTGCAAAAAC contains these protein-coding regions:
- a CDS encoding pseudouridine synthase; this encodes MAAAAGDSPFAPLEPLANGVALPGRIPAWWWPGVPQEQEIPFSHRVLFRHEHFLVAFKPHFLPTTSNGRLVVNTLQTRLRVQEDNPHVTPLHRLDVLTAGVVVCSTNPTTRGVYQRLFQTPGLVRKTYQAELSQPWSGPVGEVELPMMKRAGDPQVRVHDDGVVTKTFVERCSPYHLRLSPVTGHTHQLRVLCNHFGSPIRGDDTYPVVRGRDLYDFSQPLLLVATTLEFDDPCAPRFSDSRCSFRAE
- a CDS encoding GtrA family protein, with product MVQFIKFGMVGGSGVVVNLLVLYVAKKLSWAAWKITEHDAFFNLLGSQFHVRWYHVFMTLAFLVANTWNYQLNRMWTFKGTRMGWLRGFFPFLLTGVMAFVVNLVVLTLLMNPKSPMGLPEHIFDDSTGLRTKFYWASVVAIFVSMPVNFFINKVWTFRKQPKTKIVAESNIASV